In a genomic window of Streptomyces sp. SJL17-4:
- a CDS encoding polysaccharide lyase family 1 protein: protein MNRRTRLGVVAATALTLTVTAPAAGAHAAPRPGADPARATLPAGDGWASEGTGTSGGAAADASRVFTVTTWEEFRDALAVPGTEPRIVKVVGTLNATAAGCAAFEAPGYDFARYLADYDPAVWGYENEVSGPQEDLRAASATAQGQAIKVKVPANTTITGVGKDAGITGGSLQVQGVDNVVVRNLTMESPLDCFPQWDPTDGATGAWNSEYDSLVVYGSTHVWIDHNTFTDGAHPDSSLPSYYGEVYQQHDGELDVVRGADLVTVSWNVFTDHDKTLMIGNSDSAGATDRGKLRVTLHHNLFENVIERAPRVRFGQVDAYNNHFVVPSSTYAYSLGIGQESQLFAEKNAFTLAEGVPAGKILKKWKDAPVTTVGNYVNGKPVDLLAVHNTQFPEELLRADAGWTPVLRTRVDHPRAVPALVDHRAGAGRSC, encoded by the coding sequence GTGAACCGACGCACGCGCCTTGGAGTGGTGGCCGCGACCGCCCTCACCCTGACGGTGACCGCCCCCGCGGCCGGTGCCCACGCCGCCCCGCGCCCCGGCGCCGACCCCGCCCGCGCCACGCTGCCGGCCGGTGACGGCTGGGCGTCCGAGGGCACCGGAACCAGCGGCGGGGCCGCCGCCGACGCCTCCCGGGTCTTCACCGTCACCACCTGGGAGGAGTTCCGTGACGCGCTGGCCGTGCCCGGCACCGAGCCCAGGATCGTCAAGGTCGTGGGCACGCTGAACGCCACCGCCGCCGGCTGCGCCGCCTTCGAGGCCCCCGGCTACGACTTCGCCCGCTACCTCGCCGACTACGACCCCGCCGTCTGGGGGTACGAGAACGAGGTCAGCGGCCCCCAGGAGGATCTGCGGGCGGCGTCCGCGACCGCCCAGGGCCAGGCCATCAAGGTCAAGGTCCCGGCGAACACCACGATCACCGGTGTCGGCAAGGACGCCGGGATCACCGGCGGCAGCCTCCAGGTCCAGGGCGTCGACAACGTCGTGGTCCGCAACCTCACGATGGAGAGCCCGCTCGACTGCTTCCCGCAGTGGGACCCGACGGACGGCGCGACCGGGGCGTGGAACTCCGAGTACGACAGCCTGGTCGTGTACGGCTCCACCCATGTCTGGATCGACCACAACACCTTCACCGACGGGGCCCACCCGGACAGTTCGCTGCCCTCGTACTACGGCGAGGTCTACCAGCAGCACGACGGCGAGCTGGACGTCGTCCGGGGCGCGGACCTCGTCACGGTCTCGTGGAACGTCTTCACCGACCACGACAAGACCCTCATGATCGGCAACAGCGACAGCGCGGGCGCCACCGACCGGGGCAAGCTGCGGGTCACCCTGCACCACAACCTCTTCGAGAACGTGATCGAGCGGGCGCCGCGGGTCCGCTTCGGGCAGGTCGACGCGTACAACAACCACTTCGTCGTGCCGAGTTCGACGTACGCGTACAGCCTCGGCATCGGGCAGGAGTCCCAGCTCTTCGCGGAGAAGAACGCGTTCACGCTCGCCGAGGGCGTACCCGCCGGGAAGATCCTGAAGAAGTGGAAGGACGCGCCGGTCACCACCGTGGGCAACTACGTGAACGGCAAGCCGGTCGACCTCCTCGCCGTGCACAACACCCAGTTCCCCGAGGAACTGCTGCGGGCCGACGCGGGCTGGACCCCCGTCCTGCGCACCCGGGTCGACCACCCGAGGGCCGTGCCCGCCCTCGTCGACCACCGCGCGGGCGCCGGCCGCTCCTGCTGA
- a CDS encoding family 43 glycosylhydrolase, translating into MTGAGGAPPTGDLGDGTYRNPVLAADWSDPDVVRVGEDYHLTASSFGRAPGLPLLHSRDLVNWTLVGHALERLEPAAAFTVPRHDRGVWAPSFRHHDGRFWIFWGDPDHGIFQVNAPSVRGPWTAPHLVKAGRGLIDACPLWDEESGEAYLVHAWAKSRAGFNNRLTGHRMSPDGTKVLDEGRVLVDADRLPGWFTLEGPKLYRHDGWFWIFAPAGGVATGWQGAFRSRSFFGPYEERIVLAQGDTDVNGPHQGGWVRTQRGEDWFLHFQQSGAHGRLVHLQPMRWDRDGWPVLGDEGAPVRVHRKPDLPEQPPARPAVDDTFPGGRFGRQWQWTANPGEGWASQHTGDGLRLGCVRSDRLDDLRGVPHVLTQRLPAGAVVVEVGLRLDAVAPGARAGLVVLGDAYAWIGLERAPDGTARLVHRFAPANADHERDAARSRPVTGDRVLLRIEVRADARCRFSYDTPGSDGDPDRPGPIQPSPVPPSPVPPSPVPPGPVRLGPVRLGPEFAATPWRWVGALLGLFAGAPEGAGHAGTAVFSDFRVTAA; encoded by the coding sequence GTGACGGGGGCCGGTGGCGCCCCGCCGACGGGGGACCTCGGTGACGGTACGTACCGGAATCCGGTGCTCGCCGCCGACTGGTCCGATCCCGACGTGGTCCGGGTGGGCGAGGACTACCACCTGACGGCGTCCAGCTTCGGCCGCGCACCCGGCCTGCCGCTCCTGCACTCCCGGGACCTGGTCAACTGGACGCTCGTCGGCCACGCCCTGGAGCGGCTCGAACCGGCCGCCGCGTTCACCGTGCCCCGGCACGACCGCGGGGTCTGGGCGCCCTCGTTCCGGCACCACGACGGCCGGTTCTGGATCTTCTGGGGTGACCCCGACCACGGGATCTTCCAGGTCAACGCCCCTTCCGTGCGCGGGCCGTGGACGGCCCCGCACCTGGTGAAGGCCGGCCGGGGTCTGATCGACGCCTGCCCGCTGTGGGACGAGGAGTCGGGCGAGGCGTATCTGGTGCACGCCTGGGCCAAGTCCCGTGCCGGCTTCAACAACCGGCTCACCGGGCACCGGATGAGCCCGGACGGGACGAAGGTCCTGGACGAGGGCCGGGTCCTCGTGGACGCCGACCGGCTCCCGGGCTGGTTCACCCTGGAGGGCCCGAAGCTCTACCGGCACGACGGCTGGTTCTGGATCTTCGCCCCGGCCGGCGGTGTGGCCACCGGCTGGCAGGGCGCGTTCCGGTCGCGGTCCTTCTTCGGCCCCTACGAGGAACGGATCGTCCTCGCGCAGGGCGACACCGACGTCAACGGCCCGCACCAGGGCGGCTGGGTGCGCACCCAGCGGGGCGAGGACTGGTTCCTGCACTTCCAGCAGTCGGGCGCGCACGGCCGGCTCGTCCACCTCCAGCCGATGCGCTGGGACAGGGACGGCTGGCCCGTGCTCGGCGACGAGGGCGCCCCCGTCCGGGTGCACCGCAAGCCGGACCTGCCGGAGCAGCCGCCCGCGCGGCCGGCCGTGGACGACACGTTTCCCGGCGGCCGGTTCGGCCGGCAGTGGCAGTGGACCGCCAACCCGGGCGAGGGCTGGGCCAGTCAGCACACGGGCGACGGGCTGCGGCTCGGCTGTGTGCGGTCGGACCGGCTCGACGACCTCCGCGGCGTGCCGCACGTCCTCACCCAGCGGCTGCCCGCCGGGGCCGTGGTCGTCGAGGTCGGGCTGCGGCTCGACGCGGTGGCGCCCGGAGCCCGCGCGGGGCTCGTCGTCCTGGGCGACGCGTACGCGTGGATCGGTCTGGAGCGTGCGCCGGACGGCACGGCCCGCCTCGTCCACCGCTTCGCCCCGGCGAACGCGGACCACGAACGGGACGCGGCCCGTTCCCGGCCGGTGACCGGGGACCGGGTCCTGCTCCGGATCGAGGTCAGGGCGGACGCACGCTGCCGCTTCTCGTACGACACCCCGGGTTCCGACGGCGATCCGGACCGGCCAGGTCCGATCCAGCCGAGTCCGGTCCCGCCGAGTCCGGTCCCGCCGAGTCCGGTCCCGCCAGGTCCGGTCCGGCTCGGTCCGGTCCGGCTCGGTCCGGAATTCGCCGCCACGCCCTGGCGCTGGGTCGGCGCGCTGCTCGGCCTGTTCGCCGGGGCGCCGGAAGGCGCGGGACACGCCGGGACGGCCGTGTTCTCCGACTTCCGCGTCACCGCCGCCTGA
- a CDS encoding pectinesterase family protein, translating to MPSHPTGAGAVPGRRSLLLGAAGAALALALPAAPASAAAPSHTHPFGRFGSPARRLTERTLYVHPGGLGDHTTVQAAVTAASGTGWTLVLAPGTYRETVAVSSARTDMTWIGASGDPRDVVVVYANAAGTPRPEGGTYGTTGSATTTVQAAGFTAHGVTFANDFLRTDLPGNPGTQAVALKVQGDRSAFFHCRFLGHQDTLYADSMALTAFARQYFAHCYVEGDVDFVFGRATAVFEHCHFRTLLRPDLAAAPHGFVLAPSTARENPYGFLASRCRVTSEAPDGYYKLARPWVPGSDPTAWPSLVVRDSVLGPGIDAVAPYANMREAYPWQDQRFAEHRNSGPGARITVPENRPQLGAAGAASATRSAYLADWNPRPPCG from the coding sequence ATGCCTTCGCACCCCACCGGAGCCGGAGCCGTCCCAGGACGTCGCTCCCTGCTCCTGGGCGCCGCCGGAGCGGCACTCGCGCTCGCGCTGCCCGCGGCCCCCGCCTCGGCCGCCGCTCCCTCGCACACCCACCCCTTCGGCCGGTTCGGTTCGCCCGCGCGCCGGCTCACCGAGCGGACGCTGTACGTCCACCCGGGCGGCCTCGGCGACCACACCACCGTCCAGGCCGCGGTCACCGCCGCGAGCGGCACCGGCTGGACCCTGGTGCTCGCCCCGGGCACGTACCGGGAGACGGTCGCCGTGAGCTCCGCCCGTACGGACATGACCTGGATCGGCGCGAGCGGCGACCCCCGGGACGTCGTCGTCGTGTACGCCAACGCCGCCGGGACGCCGCGCCCCGAGGGCGGCACCTACGGCACCACCGGGTCCGCGACCACCACCGTCCAGGCGGCCGGCTTCACCGCCCACGGCGTCACCTTCGCCAACGACTTCCTCCGCACCGACCTCCCCGGCAACCCCGGCACCCAGGCCGTCGCGCTCAAGGTGCAGGGCGACCGTTCGGCGTTCTTCCACTGCCGCTTCCTCGGCCACCAGGACACCCTGTACGCCGATTCCATGGCCCTGACGGCCTTCGCCCGCCAGTACTTCGCGCACTGTTACGTGGAGGGTGACGTCGACTTCGTCTTCGGCCGGGCCACCGCCGTCTTCGAGCACTGCCACTTCCGTACCCTGCTCCGCCCCGATCTGGCGGCGGCCCCCCACGGCTTCGTCCTCGCCCCGTCCACGGCCCGGGAGAACCCGTACGGGTTCCTCGCCTCCCGCTGCCGGGTCACCAGCGAGGCCCCGGACGGCTACTACAAGCTGGCGCGGCCCTGGGTGCCCGGATCGGACCCCACGGCCTGGCCGTCGCTGGTGGTCCGGGACAGCGTCCTCGGCCCGGGGATCGACGCGGTCGCGCCGTACGCGAACATGCGCGAGGCCTACCCGTGGCAGGACCAGCGCTTCGCCGAGCACCGCAACTCCGGCCCGGGTGCCCGGATCACGGTCCCGGAGAACCGCCCTCAGCTCGGGGCCGCCGGGGCCGCGTCCGCGACCCGGTCGGCGTATCTCGCCGACTGGAACCCACGCCCGCCCTGCGGCTGA
- a CDS encoding rhamnogalacturonan acetylesterase, whose product MSVGRRAVVTAGAGLALALAGAPPARSQGHPRMRTLFIAGDSTAAQKYADAAPETGWGMALPFFLHRGVRVANHAVNGRSTKSFLDEGRLDAILAALRPGDLLLIQFGHNDQKVADPTRYTEPWSTYQDNLRVFVEGARSRGALPVLATSVERRRFDVDGTALRTLGAYPAAMRETARASDVPLLDIEALSLALWQRLGPEATKTYFNWTATEQDNTHFNPPGAIEVARLATAELLRTHVLAPRETRRVDDDVPADLITWPEPSPTASEFQESRS is encoded by the coding sequence GTGAGCGTCGGCCGCCGCGCGGTGGTCACGGCCGGGGCGGGCCTCGCGCTCGCCCTGGCCGGGGCTCCCCCGGCCCGTTCCCAAGGACACCCCCGTATGCGCACCCTCTTCATCGCCGGCGACTCCACCGCCGCCCAGAAGTACGCCGACGCCGCGCCCGAGACCGGCTGGGGCATGGCCCTCCCCTTCTTCCTCCACCGCGGCGTGCGGGTCGCCAACCACGCCGTCAACGGGCGCAGCACCAAGAGCTTCCTCGACGAGGGACGGCTCGACGCGATCCTGGCCGCGCTGCGCCCCGGCGACCTGCTCCTGATCCAGTTCGGCCACAACGACCAGAAGGTCGCCGACCCGACCCGCTACACCGAGCCGTGGAGCACCTACCAGGACAACCTGCGCGTCTTCGTCGAGGGCGCGCGGTCCCGGGGCGCCCTCCCCGTCCTCGCCACCTCCGTCGAGCGCCGCAGGTTCGACGTGGACGGCACCGCGCTGCGGACCCTCGGCGCGTACCCGGCGGCGATGCGGGAGACCGCCCGCGCGTCGGACGTCCCGCTCCTCGACATCGAGGCGCTGTCGCTGGCCCTGTGGCAGCGGCTCGGCCCCGAGGCCACGAAGACGTACTTCAACTGGACCGCGACCGAGCAGGACAACACCCACTTCAACCCGCCGGGCGCGATCGAGGTGGCCCGGCTGGCCACCGCCGAGCTGCTCCGCACCCATGTGCTCGCCCCGCGCGAGACCCGTCGCGTGGACGACGACGTACCCGCCGACCTGATCACCTGGCCCGAACCCTCCCCTACCGCTTCCGAGTTCCAGGAGAGCCGATCGTGA
- a CDS encoding right-handed parallel beta-helix repeat-containing protein, with the protein MSRTARTRSTFLALTVLAATAGLGVLASPAQAATVTVSTAADLATAVKNATPGTVIQIRGGTYYPTATLQSTANGTAASRIQLRPYGSETVKIDGSQLPAGSWIFKLTADHWSVADLTFQNSPDSAVVCTSCTGTTWDRIRTINGGDSGFTLTGADTNNNTVRNLDSYGHYDAANHGENADGLAVKFGSGTGNLITGARLYNNSDDGVDLWSWSSPLTMEHSWAYGNGRNRWSDTAFAGDGNGYKLGGDGEVVAHVVNNSAAWDNAGNGFTENSNKGAIQINRTTSYANGKKGYYFATGAARLGKNLAVSNGTGSVSAGSSVVSAGNNWDSGIATPAFLSTDPASAYGARKADGSLPATSFLTTGSTTIGSTMN; encoded by the coding sequence ATGTCTCGTACCGCACGCACCAGGAGCACCTTCCTCGCCCTCACCGTCCTGGCCGCCACCGCCGGCCTCGGCGTCCTGGCGAGCCCCGCCCAGGCCGCCACCGTCACCGTCTCGACCGCGGCCGACCTGGCCACCGCCGTGAAGAACGCCACCCCCGGCACCGTCATCCAGATCCGCGGCGGCACCTACTACCCGACCGCCACCCTCCAGTCCACGGCCAACGGCACCGCCGCGAGCCGCATCCAGCTGCGGCCCTACGGCTCCGAGACGGTGAAGATCGACGGATCCCAGCTGCCGGCCGGTTCCTGGATCTTCAAGCTGACCGCCGACCACTGGTCGGTCGCCGACCTGACCTTCCAGAACTCCCCGGACAGCGCGGTCGTCTGCACCTCGTGCACGGGCACGACCTGGGACCGGATCAGGACGATCAACGGCGGCGACTCGGGGTTCACCCTCACCGGGGCCGACACCAACAACAACACCGTCCGGAACCTGGACTCGTACGGCCACTACGACGCCGCCAACCACGGGGAGAACGCCGACGGCCTGGCCGTGAAGTTCGGCTCGGGCACCGGGAACCTGATCACCGGGGCACGTCTGTACAACAACTCGGACGACGGCGTCGACCTGTGGTCCTGGTCGAGCCCGCTGACGATGGAGCACAGCTGGGCGTACGGCAACGGGCGCAACCGCTGGTCGGACACGGCCTTCGCGGGCGACGGCAACGGCTACAAGCTCGGCGGGGACGGCGAGGTCGTCGCGCACGTCGTCAACAACTCGGCCGCCTGGGACAACGCGGGCAACGGCTTCACCGAGAACAGTAACAAGGGCGCGATCCAGATCAACCGCACGACGTCGTACGCCAACGGCAAGAAGGGTTACTACTTCGCGACGGGCGCGGCCCGCCTGGGCAAGAACCTCGCCGTCTCCAACGGCACCGGCTCGGTGAGCGCGGGCTCGTCGGTCGTCTCGGCGGGCAACAACTGGGATTCCGGGATCGCGACTCCGGCGTTCCTGTCCACCGATCCGGCTAGCGCGTACGGGGCGCGGAAGGCGGACGGGTCGCTCCCGGCGACGTCCTTCCTCACCACCGGATCGACGACGATCGGGTCGACGATGAACTGA
- a CDS encoding rhamnogalacturonan lyase B N-terminal domain-containing protein: MRSYDAAGNPLHRTPEQPLRRRTLLGAAVAGTATVAAGGLGPGTAGAAATAFGWSDDGSQYVVDTGAGLVFKVSKSTGDLTSLVYKGKEYEGYGGKHSHVESGLGASTVTLKQTGSTVLITVVHGTLRHYLAARSGRNNVYLWTDKADTSFTATRFIARLRPGIFPNEGPDSWVEGADTVIEAGDVWRRADGHTRSKHYSGVRVMDYDHIGYTTGSVGLWMIRSNHEKASGGPFYRSLLRHSNELGVGLYEILHYNQSQTEAMRFGLQGPYLLAFTDGGTPDPALTAANHDTSWVDGLGIPGWVGAAGRGRVAGVGLQGMAAGHAYTVGFANAEAQYWARAAAGTGAYSCRGMLPGTYTLTVYKGELAVHTGTVTVTAGAATALHTITLTNDPSTAPALWRIGDWDGTPGGFKNAALMTYAHPADVRAAPWTGNVVLDGGDVSASFPCYLWKGVNDGVLVYFRLTAAQAAAAHTLRIGVTTAFLNGRPQVTVNDWASTIPSPPTQPSTRSLTNGSYRGNNHTFSYVVPASAWKTDPSQYNVLKLNVVSGSSGTGFLSPGTAIDCVDLLV; the protein is encoded by the coding sequence ATGCGCTCGTACGACGCCGCAGGAAACCCCCTCCACCGCACCCCCGAACAGCCACTCCGCCGCCGCACCCTCCTCGGGGCCGCCGTCGCCGGTACGGCCACCGTCGCCGCCGGCGGCCTCGGGCCCGGCACGGCCGGCGCGGCGGCCACCGCGTTCGGCTGGAGCGACGACGGCAGCCAGTACGTCGTCGACACCGGCGCCGGACTGGTCTTCAAGGTCTCCAAGTCGACCGGCGACCTCACCTCCCTCGTCTACAAGGGCAAGGAGTACGAGGGGTACGGCGGCAAGCACTCGCACGTCGAGTCCGGTCTCGGCGCCTCCACCGTCACCCTGAAGCAGACCGGCTCCACCGTCCTGATCACCGTCGTCCACGGCACCCTCCGCCACTACCTCGCGGCCCGCTCCGGACGGAACAACGTCTACCTGTGGACCGACAAGGCCGACACGTCCTTCACGGCCACCCGCTTCATCGCCCGCCTCAGGCCCGGCATCTTCCCCAACGAGGGCCCCGACTCCTGGGTCGAGGGCGCCGACACCGTCATCGAGGCCGGCGACGTCTGGCGGCGGGCCGACGGCCACACCCGCTCCAAGCACTACTCCGGGGTCCGCGTCATGGACTACGACCACATCGGCTACACCACCGGAAGCGTCGGCCTCTGGATGATCCGCTCCAACCACGAGAAGGCCTCGGGCGGCCCCTTCTACCGCTCGCTGCTCCGCCACTCCAACGAACTCGGCGTCGGGCTCTACGAGATCCTCCACTACAACCAGTCCCAGACCGAGGCCATGCGCTTCGGCCTCCAGGGCCCCTACCTGCTCGCCTTCACCGACGGAGGCACCCCGGACCCGGCCCTGACCGCCGCGAACCACGACACCTCGTGGGTGGACGGCCTCGGCATCCCCGGCTGGGTCGGCGCGGCCGGCCGCGGCCGGGTCGCGGGCGTCGGACTCCAGGGCATGGCCGCGGGCCACGCGTACACCGTCGGCTTCGCCAACGCCGAGGCCCAGTACTGGGCCCGCGCCGCCGCCGGAACCGGCGCCTACTCCTGCCGGGGCATGCTCCCCGGTACGTACACCCTCACCGTGTACAAGGGCGAACTCGCCGTCCACACCGGCACGGTGACGGTCACCGCCGGCGCCGCCACCGCCCTCCACACCATCACCCTCACCAACGACCCGAGCACCGCCCCAGCCCTCTGGCGGATCGGCGACTGGGACGGCACCCCCGGCGGGTTCAAGAACGCCGCCCTCATGACGTACGCCCACCCCGCCGACGTCCGGGCCGCGCCCTGGACCGGGAACGTCGTCCTCGACGGCGGCGACGTGTCCGCCTCCTTCCCCTGCTACCTGTGGAAGGGCGTCAACGACGGCGTCCTCGTGTACTTCCGGCTGACCGCCGCCCAGGCCGCCGCCGCCCACACTCTGCGCATCGGCGTCACCACGGCCTTCCTCAACGGGCGCCCCCAGGTGACCGTCAACGACTGGGCCTCCACGATCCCCTCACCGCCCACCCAGCCGTCGACCCGGTCGCTGACCAACGGCTCCTACCGGGGGAACAACCACACCTTCAGCTACGTCGTCCCGGCGAGCGCCTGGAAGACCGACCCGAGCCAGTACAACGTGCTCAAGCTGAACGTCGTGAGTGGCTCCTCCGGGACCGGATTCCTGAGCCCGGGGACGGCGATCGACTGCGTCGACCTGCTGGTCTGA
- a CDS encoding PmoA family protein, whose protein sequence is MTPESPTVLRCAGRAVARYTTRPDLAPDHSPRPYLHPVTTLAGHPVTETVPEDHPHHLGVGVAVPDVAGHNFWGGRTFVRGRGSVELDNHGVQRHDGFKLCDPDGFVEELTWTAGGERLLREHRTVAATALTETAWALDLTFSLTNVSGRDLSVGSPATNGRPGAAYGGFFWRAPKEATAPLAFGAEADGEESVHGVRADWVALAGDGWTLVFAGATARTREDPWFVRAAEYPGVGSSLAHDERLPVPAGETFVRRVVTVVADGRLDRDGAAALVRKAVTS, encoded by the coding sequence ATGACCCCCGAGTCCCCGACGGTCCTGCGCTGCGCGGGTCGCGCCGTCGCCCGCTACACGACCCGGCCCGATCTCGCCCCCGACCACTCCCCTCGGCCGTACCTCCACCCGGTCACGACCCTCGCCGGCCACCCGGTGACCGAGACCGTGCCCGAGGACCATCCGCACCACCTCGGCGTGGGCGTCGCCGTGCCCGACGTCGCCGGCCACAACTTCTGGGGCGGGCGCACCTTCGTCCGCGGCCGGGGGTCGGTCGAGCTCGACAACCACGGGGTGCAGCGACACGACGGGTTCAAGCTGTGCGACCCGGACGGCTTCGTGGAGGAGCTGACCTGGACGGCCGGGGGTGAGCGGCTGCTCCGCGAGCACCGGACGGTGGCGGCCACCGCCCTCACCGAAACGGCCTGGGCGCTCGACCTCACCTTCTCCCTCACCAACGTGTCCGGGCGGGACCTGTCGGTCGGCAGCCCCGCGACGAACGGCCGGCCGGGCGCCGCGTACGGCGGCTTCTTCTGGCGGGCACCGAAGGAGGCGACGGCTCCCCTGGCGTTCGGGGCGGAGGCCGACGGCGAGGAGTCGGTGCACGGGGTCCGCGCGGACTGGGTGGCGCTCGCGGGAGACGGCTGGACCCTGGTGTTCGCGGGGGCGACGGCCCGGACCCGCGAGGATCCGTGGTTCGTGCGCGCGGCCGAGTATCCGGGGGTCGGTTCCTCGCTCGCCCACGACGAGCGGCTTCCGGTGCCCGCCGGGGAGACCTTCGTACGGCGGGTCGTGACCGTCGTGGCCGACGGGCGCCTCGACCGGGACGGGGCCGCGGCCCTGGTCCGCAAGGCCGTGACGTCGTGA
- a CDS encoding permease prefix domain 1-containing protein — MNAPTPTPTPGTATDPATDPLAEYVADLTGALRGPAKAKARMIEEIRDGLADTTDAHVERGVPHGEAIGAAVREFGTVEELVPSCQRELTLAQARHTARAVALTAPFLIACWYLAGTPGHDQAGLIPRTARLLAVHLAGVSIAATLLAAVALAVTGTLARRLPTPPRLPLVVAWTGTTAGAAMAVTTLALATASALATNWPLLAFAGALAAASHAVVATSARACRRCARLPVSGTPGLG; from the coding sequence GTGAACGCCCCTACCCCTACCCCTACTCCTGGCACCGCCACCGATCCCGCCACCGACCCCCTCGCGGAGTACGTCGCCGACCTGACCGGCGCCCTGCGCGGGCCGGCCAAGGCCAAGGCCCGGATGATCGAGGAGATCCGCGACGGACTCGCGGACACGACGGACGCCCACGTCGAGCGGGGCGTCCCCCACGGGGAAGCGATCGGCGCGGCGGTGCGGGAGTTCGGGACCGTCGAGGAACTCGTGCCGAGCTGCCAGCGGGAGCTGACCCTCGCCCAGGCCCGGCACACCGCCCGGGCGGTGGCGCTCACCGCGCCCTTCCTGATCGCCTGCTGGTACCTCGCGGGGACCCCCGGTCACGACCAGGCGGGGCTGATTCCCCGTACCGCGCGGCTCCTCGCCGTGCATCTGGCCGGAGTCTCGATCGCCGCCACGCTGCTCGCCGCCGTGGCACTGGCCGTCACCGGCACTCTCGCCCGGCGGCTGCCCACACCGCCTCGGCTGCCGCTCGTGGTCGCCTGGACCGGGACCACCGCCGGCGCCGCCATGGCGGTCACGACGCTCGCGCTGGCCACCGCCTCCGCCCTCGCCACGAACTGGCCGCTGCTCGCCTTCGCGGGTGCGCTCGCGGCCGCCTCCCACGCGGTCGTCGCGACCTCGGCCCGCGCCTGCCGTCGCTGCGCCCGCCTCCCGGTCTCCGGGACACCGGGACTCGGCTGA
- a CDS encoding sugar ABC transporter substrate-binding protein: protein MTIFPGGRRRAALALALSSVLALTATACGDDGSGAGGDKGTEGSGKGKITFWDNNGGVRTDVWKEIIADFEKANPDIDVEYVGIASKEVQSKYDTAIQGDGLPDVGGVGAAMLAGIAAQNALEPLDARIEDSALKGKLNAGMVASVKSAGGQGKLFTVPTSASNGVLYYRTDLFKAAGLQEPTTWSKFYAAAEKLTAIDKNRFGYTIRGGAGSIAQALDAMYGQSGITSFWNGDKTTVNDPKNVAALEKYAGLFKKTTPAADVNNDFTKMVAQWDSGEIGMLNHNLGSYQDHVKALGTEKFRGIPNPTLDDGTRVQVSNPVDGLGLFSSSKNKAAAWKFIEFAASHASNSKWNKSAGAIPANTEAAQDPWLQEAEPTKLGAEVLFSGKATIVELPYYLPDWNTISKAENEPGFQKVLLGTSTAKEFLDHLAEQLNTAQAEWKQQNP from the coding sequence ATGACCATCTTCCCCGGCGGACGGCGCAGAGCCGCCCTCGCCCTCGCCCTGTCCTCCGTCCTCGCCCTGACCGCCACCGCCTGCGGTGACGACGGCAGCGGCGCGGGCGGCGACAAGGGCACCGAGGGATCGGGCAAGGGAAAGATCACCTTCTGGGACAACAACGGCGGTGTCCGCACCGACGTCTGGAAGGAGATCATCGCGGACTTCGAGAAGGCGAACCCCGACATCGACGTCGAGTACGTCGGGATCGCCTCCAAGGAGGTCCAGTCGAAGTACGACACCGCGATCCAGGGCGACGGTCTGCCGGACGTCGGCGGCGTCGGCGCGGCGATGCTCGCCGGCATCGCCGCGCAGAACGCCCTGGAGCCGCTGGACGCCCGGATCGAGGACAGCGCGCTCAAGGGCAAGCTCAACGCCGGCATGGTCGCGAGCGTGAAGTCGGCGGGCGGGCAGGGCAAGCTGTTCACCGTCCCGACCTCGGCGAGCAACGGCGTGCTGTACTACCGCACCGATCTGTTCAAGGCGGCCGGCCTGCAGGAGCCCACCACCTGGTCGAAGTTCTACGCAGCGGCCGAGAAGCTCACCGCGATCGACAAGAACCGCTTCGGCTACACGATCCGCGGCGGCGCGGGCTCCATCGCCCAGGCCCTGGACGCCATGTACGGCCAGAGCGGCATCACGAGCTTCTGGAACGGTGACAAGACCACTGTCAACGATCCCAAGAACGTGGCCGCGCTCGAGAAGTACGCCGGCCTGTTCAAGAAGACGACGCCGGCCGCCGACGTCAACAACGACTTCACCAAGATGGTCGCGCAGTGGGACAGCGGCGAGATCGGCATGCTGAACCACAACCTCGGCTCGTACCAGGACCACGTGAAGGCCCTCGGTACGGAGAAGTTCCGGGGCATCCCCAACCCGACCCTCGACGACGGCACCCGGGTGCAGGTCTCCAACCCGGTCGACGGCCTCGGGCTCTTCTCCTCCAGCAAGAACAAGGCCGCGGCCTGGAAGTTCATCGAGTTCGCGGCCTCGCACGCCTCCAACAGCAAGTGGAACAAGTCGGCCGGCGCCATCCCGGCCAACACGGAGGCCGCCCAGGACCCGTGGCTCCAGGAGGCGGAGCCGACGAAGCTCGGCGCCGAGGTCCTCTTCAGCGGCAAGGCCACGATCGTTGAGCTGCCGTACTACCTGCCGGACTGGAACACGATCTCCAAGGCCGAGAACGAGCCGGGCTTCCAGAAGGTCCTGCTCGGAACGTCCACCGCCAAGGAGTTCCTCGACCACCTGGCCGAGCAGCTGAACACGGCGCAGGCCGAGTGGAAGCAGCAGAACCCGTGA